Below is a genomic region from Candidatus Schekmanbacteria bacterium.
CAAATATATAATGTATCAAGATTTTTTTTATTAACTTACAATTACAAATGATAGAGCTGCTTTTCATAGTGTTGAACTCTGAATGCACACGCGCATGCCCATTCTGTTTTTATAACACAGGAAACCAGAGGAAAAGGAATGAGCGGCTCAATTCCGGAGATATACTCCGCTTTACTGATTTTCTCAAAAAACAGGGGCTTGCCAATGCAATCTTAAGCGGAGGAGAGCCGCTTCTTTTTGACGGTCTGGAAAGATTAATAAAAGAGCTTAGAAGTGCTGATATTTTTACATTGCTTCTCACAAACGGAGACCTCCTGACTTACGAGAAAAAGAAGGAGCTCAAGAAAAGCGGTCTTTCAGCAATATCAGTTTCTCTTCATGTCGACAGCGCTGATGAAATGGAACTTGAAAGAAAGATCACCTCTGCCGCAGAGGATATGGAGATCCCACTTACTTTCATCTTTGTTCTCACATCAGTGAATTTTTCATTAGCACAAAAAGCTTTGCAGCTTACCCGCAAGATGGGGAAAGGACTTATAATTCAGCCGGCCTTTATCCCATCTTTCAGTGGAAAAACCAACGAAAAAGCACGTAATTTGTCCATTGCGAACCTTCTCCCTGAAGATTTCGATAACTTAAAGAATGTTTTACTTGAATGGGGAAAATCATTTAATACTCTTGCCTTTGTGAAGCTTCTTCTCTCGCTTTATTCTAATCAGCCCGGCAGGCCAAAAGTGTGCGGCATGGGAGGGACATCTCTTGTTTTAAATTGCGACGGAGAGATTATCCCATGCTTTCACAGGGAAGACATTGTGCCGGGAAATATCCTTAAAGATGATTATGAATCAATCCTTAAAAAGAACAACCGGCTTTCAGCAGAGCTTCGCCATGCCGGCTGTTTCGGAGAGCACTGTGTCTCGCTGTTCACAGAGATAAGATAATTTTCGCGACTAAGGGGAAAGCATGTCTATCAGGACATCATCCAATGCCATCATAGCTCTTACTTTTTTTACCGGCTTTTATGGCATTACTCTCCAGTCAGCAATAGTCCGTGAAATACTTGTTGTCTCGTTCGGCAGCGAGCTCTGCCTTGGTCTTACTCTTTCCGGATGGTTATGCGGTATATCAATAGGCGCTTTTTTAGCCGGTAAAATCAAATCGGAAAAGTCAGAACAATTCCTTCTTCCCTCATTGATATTCATGCCTTTAAGTTCTTTTCCTGTAATACTGGCAATACGGTATGCAAGATTTTTCCTTAATGTTGAGCCCGGAGAGTATATCCCTTTTATCAAGCTCCTGTTTCTTTCAATAATACTTATCAGCACAGCAAGTTTTTTCGTGGGTTTTACCTTTCCTATTTTCTGCATGATGAAGAAGACCGCAACACCGGAAAAAGAAAGCAGCATAACTACAATCTATACCGCCGAAGCTGCCGGAAGCCTTGCGGGGGGATGTTTTTATACTTTTTTCTTTGTTATCTATTTTTCAACCTTTGAAACACTGATATTCTTAAATACCAGTGCCTTCCTGCTCCTCGCGCTTCTTTATCCTGCGATATCTCATGTAAAATTCAGACCATTGCTATTTGGTGTAATTGCCATTTTATTCTTCATCTCTTTAGTAACAGGCCTGTCCACTGGGATTAGCTCATTCTCAATAGAAAAACGATGGCAAAGCCTTGGAGGTGATATTCAACTCATAGAATCTGCTGACACAAAGTACCAGAACATCTCCATTGGCAGGAACAGCGGTCAATACAATATTTATCTTAACGGTATATATTCCTTTTCATTTCCTGACAAATATGGTGCTTCATTGACCGGAAATTTCATAATGAATGAACATCCCAATCCTAAAAAAATACTTCTTATCGGGGATGGACTCGCCGGAATAGTCGAGACAATGCTTTTATACCCGGTAGAGCGCATTGACTATGTAGAGCTTGATCCGTACCTGATAAAATTAATAACAAAATATGCTCCGCAGGAAAGCTTGAGGGTAATGGCAGACAGTAGGCTCCACATCCACAACACCGACGGAAGATATTTCATAAAAGAATCGTCTGAACACTATGACATCATATTTTCAAACCTTCCCGATCCATCTAATGCGATGATTAACAGAATGTTCACAGAAGATTTTTTCAGGGAGGCGAAAGAAAAATTAAACGATAGAGGAATATTTATAACATCCATCTCATCACAGTCCACCTATCTTGCAGGAAAACAGCTTCTCTATGCTGCTTCAGTTTACAACTCGCTTAAAGGTGTCTTTAAAAATATAGTTGCGGCACCCGGAGAAAGAATGTTTTTAATGGGAGGCGATTCACAGAGCTCGCCGACCTCTGATATAAGCGAGCTTGCTGAAAGATTTAAAGCTCGCGGCATCAAAAGCTCTTACTTTACCCCTTATCATTTCAATCTTCTCCTCCAGCCTGAACGAGTTGCCTTCATAAAAAGCAAGTTATCATCATCTTCAACGCTAGCTGCAAATACTGATATGGCTCCTGTGACATATCTTTATAACCTCATGCTGTGGGATTTCTACTCTGTAAAAGGAAGAGGGATTACTTTTTTTGCAAAGTTCGCGGAGTTCTTACGAAAGATTAAATTCATCTGGTATTGTTCTATACCATTTTTATTTTTTTCAGTAAGGCTTTTTTATATTTTATTCACCCGCCGGAAAAATATACTCAATGAGGCTTCATTCAACACAAGGCTCGCCATATTCATCACAGGTTTTTCAGGAATGGCGTTGAGCATAATATTGCTTTTCTCATTCCAGAGCATATTCGGTTATCTCTACAGCTTCATAGGGATTATCATTGCACTATTCATGGGAGGACTTACGGTTGGCGGATTTGCGGGGATGAAATATAAGGGCGGGCTGATCGAATGTCAGGGAGCCATAGCTTTAAATCAATTGCTGATAATGTTTTTTATAATTGCCTTGCCTCAAATATTAAAATCTTTCATCGCAATGGAAGCAGGAAATATCATCATGCAGGAGTTTGCATATTTAACTCTTATTCCGGTCTCAGGGTTCTTGACCGGAATTCAGTTTCCTCTTTCAGGGAGGATTCTTTCGCTTACAGGTATGAGTGTTCAGAAATCTGCCGCCGCAGTTGACAACATGGACCATCTGGGGGCATTCTTTGGAGCCATAGCAACAGGGGTAATCCTCGTCCCTATCCTCGGCATTGAATTTACATGTTATCTGATTGGCTTTATCAATTTTCTTATTGCAGCTTTATGGACTGTTTTCCTTTTTTTCGGCAGGGAGCAACGTCGGTCTGCTCGGGGAGCAGACCCTACAATTATTTCGTAGAGCAATATAGTTATTCGTCGTAGGGCACGTTCCCCGAACGTGCCGTGTAATATAATTTACCCCCAGACACCGGGAATCGGTCGTTTGCAGAACTTGCACTTTCCACCTTCAATCGAAACATCCGTGATGTAAAAACCAACCCTGCCAATTATTTTCTTTTTGCACTGAGGACAGTAGGTGTTTTCCCCCGGGTGCCCCGGAACATTGCCTACATAAGGAAAGTTCAAGCCAAAAGCCATAGCAGTGTTTCTTGCCATCTCAAGTGTTGAGACAGGGGTTACAGGAAGATTCTTTATTTTATAAGTTGGATGGAACTGTGTAAAATGAATAGGTACATCTGTGCCAAGATTCGTTTTTATCCACGAACACATCTGCCTTATCTCTGCCGGCGAATCATTGAGCGTCGGGATAAGAAGCACAACTATCTCAAACCAGATTCTACTCTGCTTTAAAAGCTTTAATGTTTCAAGGACAGGCTTAAGTTCAGCACTACATGTGTCCTTGTAAAATTTTTCCGTAAACCCCTTGAGGTCTATTTTGACGGCTCCCAAGTGTTTGCAAAGTTCCTGCATCGGCTCCTTTTCAATGAAGCCGTTTGATATCATAACGGTTTTTATTCCTGTCTTTTTCCCAAGCACAGCGATGTCGTGGACATATTCGTAAAAAACGACCGGCTCGGAATATGTACAGGCAATGGAGCGGGCGCCCTGTTTTGCCGCCTCTTTGTGGACATCATCCGGGGTGAGATAAACGCTTTCAACCTGCTCTGGTCGGAACTGGGCTATCTCCCAGTTCTGGCAAAACTTGCATTCAACATTGCATCCCGCAGTGGCAAGTGAAAATGCCGTAGTTGCCGGCAGATAATGGAAAAGAGGTTTTTTTTCTATCGGGTCTGTATGAATCGCGCATGGTCTTGAATATACTAAACTGTAATAAGTGCCGCCATGATTTTCCTTGTTGCCGCAGTAGCCGCGCTCCATATCTGCAATCCTGCATTTTCGCGGACACACCAGGCATTCTACACGAAGCTGGTCGATTTTCTTATAATACATGCACTCTTTAAGAGAGCGATTTCCCCCTGCTGCCGTCTCGCCTGCTTCAGATAAGAGAAGGATAGGATTCGAAGCAATATCACCTGCGGCAAATATACAGCCGCCTGCAACTGCACATTTTATGAACCTGCGTCTGTCCATGTTTTATAAGATAGCCCTTTGGAAAGGATTTTTCAATTTGGGATGAGGACGCTGTCTTTCTAAATAATCATGAAACTATCTTTATCCGGCTTTTATCAAAAACTCCAAGCCCCATATCTCCTGCTGTTTCTATATATTTAGGGTCGCGCTTTTCTTCGGCAAAGGGCTTAAGCCCTGCTGCTCTGCGCTTTTCAGTAATTATGTCGAAGCCTATGCGGTCTATCGCCACAGGATCCTCCGAAACAAGTATGCCGTTAAAATCCCATGTCCATTGCGGCTTATAAGATGGACCTCCCTGAAACTGCGCAGTGGTACCATCACAGACTATGAGCCGGACTTTGTCCTTTATAAGTGGGTGCATGTTAAGCTCTGCCACATAGGGATTGCATGCATTGTCATGATATTTGTTGGGATTGTGAATAGCTCCGTAAAAATTCTTCATCCCCAGCGAGACACCGGCAAGGTCATGGTCTTTCAGCACCGGAATATTTATTATGGTGCCGCATCTTTCTGAAAGTATCCTGCTGAAACAGCTTCCAACGGAACCGCTCATTCTTGGCTCCGGTTCATAGAGATTATTTGTTCCGAAACAGAGAACATCATTTCCTTTGCGGTTTACCGTAAACCCTGCACGAATAAGGTCATCATCTGTCCTGTCCCAGACAATTATCCTCTCCCGCTCTATCCCGGCAGATTGAAGGCTTGATATCACTGCTTCTACAAGTTCCCTGCTTGATGAGAGCCCCCGTCCTGCAAGGCAATTGACTTTTATGCCTATTGTATCAGTGCCGGGGAAAAGTGACTTTAATACATCGCGGGGGTCAGTAACCCCAAAAATCTTTTTGATACTTTCATCAAACATAGAGCGGAGAACATCGCCTCGGAGCTCTCCGTTTTTGTCTCTAATGTCACCCCGTTTTGAAACTGCGACAACAGGCTTTTTTTGGATTTTAGGTGTGCTTCTGAGAACCGTGCCGCTCTCACCAGAGGGGTTTATCTTATTATTGATCTTATTAATAAGAGTATCAAAAATGGATTCTGCGGAACTTATATTTTTAAGAAGACTTGCAATAAAACCGGCGCTGATCCCTGCAGTAACCTTAACGAATTTCCTTCTCTTCATTTTGCTTATTTCTCATGCTCTGAAAAAACCTGTGCTTCGAACTTCATTATCTTCGCACCTGACTTCCATGCATCGGAAGGCAATCCTGCCTTGGCACAGAGTTGTCTTAAAAAAGTATCACGGTCCCATCCATATTCAACCGGCACCTGCGGAAGGAGAAGCCCCCTGCTCCACCCTTTCTCGATTATCAGCCCGTCTCTGCCAACTTCTATTTCAGAAACATTAGCAACCGGGACAGGTACAGTGAGCACCGATATTTCGATATCACAATCTTTTTCCTCAGATGATTTCATAGGCTCAAAACGCGGATCCCTCGTGGAAGCATTAATTGCATTATCAACAATGGTTTCGTAGAGAGGTTTTATTCCTTCAACATAACCGATGCATCCTCTAAGCATGCCGTGTTTTGTTATCGTCACGAAAGCGCCGCGTTTTTGTTTGAGCTTATCAGATACATTGAAATTATTTATGAAGGACTTATCTACGCTTTCTCCTTTGAGATAACGGCGCAATGTCGCCCTTGCTAAATCAAGCAGCATCTTCTTTTCATCAGTATTTAGTTTTAATCCATCCACCACTTCACCTCCTGTTAAAGCTTTTTTATAAACTTTTTTATAAAATAGAACCGTTGCATAACTTACACTGCTTTTGAAATCACCCGTAACATCTCCTGACGTATAATAGGAAACAAGTTCCCCCTTGCAATCAGCCGGAAGAATTCTCGTCAGTATTGCGATTGGAGCTCTGCCGCATATAGTCACTCCTGTATCAGTGAAATACTTTATAAAGCCATCAGAGTCTTTTGCGATTATTTTTTCAACCGCACCCATATCAAGTTTCTTTAGATTCTCTTTAACCGGTTCACCAAAAGGGACATAATTAAAATTAGGTCCATAATGGGTAAAATCAGAACTCGCTATCAGCAACGTCCTGCTGTCAACAAAAGGTTTTATGGCCTCTGCAAGTTCATCATACTCACTGCCGCCCACATCACCGACAAGGAGTGGGACTATCTTAAAATCCTTTAGCACTGTTTGAAGGAAAGGAATTTGGATCTCTATGGAATGTTCCTGTCTGTTTGCCTCAAGGTTTGATGAAAACCCTTTTTTCTTTAAAAGCGCATCGCATGTCTGCCGGTCAACACTCGCTCTTCCCAATGGTGTTTCAAAGTAATCAACAGGGGCAATGGCAATCCCTCTAAAATAGGAATAATGGGAAGGTGCAATTATTATTACCCTGTCATAGCTTTTGCCGGAAAGATAACTATAACCCGCAGCAGCACCCTTGCCTGAATATACATAGCCTGCATGCGGCTCTATGAGCGCGACAGGCTCTGTCTCTTCCTTTTTTAAACTGCTACTGCCCGTATTGGAAAGAAGATAGGAATTTATATTTTTAGCAAGTGTTTGAAAATCTGCCGGATACCAGGAGCCTGCAAGCGCCGATGGTCTAACAGTTGGCTCACTCTTCTCAGTCTGGGCTTTTGCACAGGAAGGAGAAACAAACAAAAGAAGAAACATGACAGCAACAGCTTTAATTAACTGCTTCATGCTTTCATTATATAAAAAAAAGGATTTATTTCAAATAAAGATGGGACTTCGCTGCTTTGAGTTTCTTTCAAAGCCTTCCCTGATTTTTAAGTTCCGTAATTATACTGTTTATCTGAGGCATTGCTTCGAGAGCGGCTTTTTCTCCTTCGATGATAGCTTCGTGTCTTTTCTCGAATTCTGTTGTGTCTATGTAGCCTACCTTCGGCCTTATAACTATATCAGCATCGGCAAGCTGGCTTATCGCAAGTTTTGAATACATGATGTTGATGGAGTGTAAGATGGTGTCTATTGTTCCTGTTGGCTTCTCTTTATCAAGGTCAGCCAATATATCTACAGCTATTACAACATCTGCCCCCAGCCTTCTGGCAGCATCAACCGCCACCGGACTTACAACCCCTCCGTCTATATACATCTTGTCAGTGATAATCACAGGTCTGAATATCCCGGGGATAGAACAACTAGCCCTCACAGCCAAACCTGTATTCCCTTTCCCGAACACAATCTCTTTCCCCTCGGGAATCTTTGTTGCAACTGCATAAAAGGGAATTTTCAGTTTCTCTATTGGCGTATTCTTTAATGCATTATTGATAAAATTTTCTATCTTTTCGCCTTTCACGAATCCATTATCAGGTATGGTAAAATCCACAATGACATCCTTCTCCATAGTAAGCGCTATCTTTTGAAGTTCAAAGCCATCGTAGCCATAAGCATAAAGGCTTCCGACAAAGCTTCCTGCACTTGTTCCGACAACCATATTGATGGGAATTTTATTCGCTTCAAGGATTTTCAGCACCCCTATATGGGCAAAGCCTCTTGATGCACCTGCACCGAGAACAACAGCTATTTTTACGGGTTTTGGCGGAGGTTTAACAACAACCTCCTTGTGCGCGCATGCGGAGATAATAACCAGCGATATAATAAAAAAATAAAATTTTTTCATGACTTCCGTGAAGTTTATTTTTTAAAGACCTTTGCCAGTTCGGCCCTTACAAGCTCAAGCCTGTCCTGTCCCCAGAAAAGTTCATTGCCGACTATGAGAGTGGGAACTCCGAATACTCCATCTGCATTTCCTTCTTCTGTTGATTTCTTAAGGCGCTCTTTCAGTGATGGGTCGCCAGACTTTTCTCTGAACTCTTTTTCATCAAGCCCTATGGATTTGGCAATATCCGCAAGAACATTTATCTCGCTTATATCAATCCCTTTCCCCCAGAAAGCATGGTTTGTGGCAATAAGGTACTTCTTGCCTTTGCCTGCATCATTAGCGATGAAAAAACATTCCTTATGAAGAGAACCCTTGGGCGGACCTTTAGGAAATGTAAGTTCAAGTTTGTAATACCCGGCAAGACGCCTGATATCGGCTGTCATGTGCTTTAATTCCTTAGGGTCAGGTGGAGATGAATCTGCAGGCTGCTCTATTACATATGGCTTAAGTTCCCATTTAATCCCGAATTCCTTTTCCATGTCAAAAATTCTCTTGTTGCCGTAGTAACAGAAAGGACTGGTAGTGCTGAAATAGTATTGCAGTTTCATGTCAAATCCCTCCAAATAATTTATCAAACTTTCCTTAAGATATATCTGATATCTTTTTTTAAGACAATGGAAACCATGGAATGTTCAAATGCCAGATCTATTCTTTAAACCACTTTTGCCAGTCCCATAAAGAATATTATGGCAGCATTATAAATACTTGGAGCAAGAACCTTTGGAGAGTTACTGCAGAGAAAGGTTAATGGCTTCGCTTTCTAAAAACTCAAGAAGTATTGATGAGAGAGTCTTGTAAAATTGGCATGAAGCATTTTTGCAAATCTTATCCTTAAGCATCGGCACCCATTTGAGAAGATGCTCCTTGAGGAAAGCACTCTCAGCAGACAAGAGCTTTTCAACCTTCTTTTTATTATTTTTCTGGTACAACAATTTTTCCTCCTCTTCACAAAGGCAAGCCATGAAGGCGAGCTCCAAGCCTATGTGGTCAGGAGGTCCATTATACTTCGCTGCATAGTTAAACTTAAACCGGCAATAGAATTGCTTTACATTTATAGTGGATTCCCCCCAAAGTCTGCTGCTTCCATTTCTGAAAACAGACTCATAAGGTGTCACATAGGATTTGTAGGGGATTCTGAACAGCCGCTGGTATTCCTGTACAAGCTCACTTTTTGAATCTGTTTCAAGCTCCGGAACAAATTCCTTTACGGCAGCGATAAACTCTTCATCAGGTGGCTCAAGAAATGCCCTTGCAAAAAAGGCATAGAATGAGTTTCGGTTTGCTGTTTCTTCCTTCACCAGGGTGTTATGTTCCAATCGTCACTCCCCCATTCAAATGTCACAGAAGGATTGGTATGTTTTCTGTCTGAAAATTTGACAGGTGCTTCACCGGTATTCCCCACATCTTCACCAAAGCTGAGAGCTTTTCCTATGCAGGTGTTTGCACAGGCAGGCTTAAGCCCTGTGAGACTCGTACGCCCGGAATCAAGCACTCTGTGAACGCAAAATGTGCATTTTTCAACCTTGCCGGTCTCGCTGTTAAACTGCGGAGCGCTATAAGGGCAAACCTTTGCGCAGTACTTACAACCTATGCACTTGTCCTGATCAATAAGCACTATCCCGAAATTGTCATCCTTTGATATGGCGCCAACAGGGCACGACTTAAGGCAAGCAGGTTCGTCACAGTGGAAGCAGGACATCGTCACAAAGAGTCTCTTGGGGGCAGACTCGTCTCCTCCCTGCTTTTCAATCACCTGCCTGTACCTTGCACCTTTATTAGTATTCAATTCAGCATTGCATGCCATGGCACATGCCCTGCATCCTACACACTTCCCTAAATTTATGGTCCATCCGAGCTGGCTCATACTTATCTCTCCTTTCAATTTATTTTAATAATCATATAGCTTTTTCAACTTTGACCTTGCTTATATAGAAACATGCCTGCCCTGAAATAGGGTCTGTCAGGCATGTATCTGCAAAATCCGGATCACCCCTCTGCACAAGATTTCCGTTCGGACCTGCTCCTATCTTGGCGTTATAGTCTGTGGCAGTGCTTCCAACAGTATAAGGCTGCGAGCCAAACCATTCCCTGCCGAAGTGATGGTCAACAACAACTGATTTTGCCCTAAGCCCTGCAATTACCCTAACTTTCCCTTTTATGCTGCTGCCATTTGGAGATGATATTTCAACTATGTCTCCGGTCAGGACTCCGAGTTCGGCAGCATCGCTTGTATTGAGATATACAAATCCCTCAGGCTGAATCTCAAGCGCCCATTCATTGCTTGTTGACCTAGACTGGGTATGCCATGCCCTTTTATATGTACTTAGAGTATATTCATATTCGGTATCATCTATTTCCGCCCCCTTAAGTCCGACGTATGGCTCCTCCCATAAAGGCACTCCCGAATATTCTTCACCGCTAAATGCGTTCTTATAGTGGGCAACCTTCTCGCAGAATATATTTATCAGGTCGCCGTACTTATTCTTGACCCAGCCTGTAGCGCTTGAGTCTTCAACCTGTGCAGGGTTTTCCCATCTGCCTGCCATTTGTATATATTCAACAGAACTGTCGCCCGGAACACCGGTTGCTCCTTCATCGCCAAGCCCCGATGAGAAATCTCCAAGCTTTAAAACTTCATCCCAGATCTGATAAGCAGTATCAAGGTTCTTCCCTGTCCCCATTCCATCTGCCCCGAAGTTTGGAAGGTCGAGGAGCTTTGCCATCTGGACGAGCTGTTCATCATAAGGCATTGGTCCGCTCCATGCTGCAAGGAGCTCTGCTGCTGTGGCAAAGGAACTTCCCGTCAAAGTGGCATCTGCAGGCACATATATCCGCGCAGACCTTCCATCGATCGTGATTTCCTTGTACGTGCCTATTACGGGTCTTCTTATTGTGCCGGCTTTTGTCTTAAGAGTCGGATAGCTTGTGAATGGCAGTGAATATCTCTCAAAATATGTGGTATCAGGGAGAATATAGTCAGACAATGCCGCTGTTTCATCCATGAATATAGAACATGACACCAAAAGCGGTATCACATACTTTTCCCCATTTTTCTTTACAAGAGCATCCCTTACTCCCTGGCTGTTAGCCTGTGTGTATGCTGGGTTATGGCAGTAAATCACCATAGCTTTGCAATTATAGGGGTAGCCCACAGCAGCACTCGGTATAGTTTCTTGCGTTACAACGCCTGCAGCAGGATACCACTGTCTTGTGGGAGTTGTTGCAATGCCTTCATATGCTGAACCTGCCCTGTCAATTCTTATCCCGCTTGTAAGACTGCTTGATACAGGCTTCGAGGCATCTTTCCCTCCAAAGCGGGCACGTGTGCAATATCCTCCGATTCTGTCAACCCTTCCTATTATGGTGTTGAGAATCATCACTGCCCGCGCTGTCTGATAACCATTTGGATGTGCCCATGCTCCCCTGTAAGATTCCACGCAGGATTTTTTTGTACCTGATGACAACTCATCAGCAATAGCCTCTATAATAGTTGAGCTTACATCGCAGAGTGCTGCCCATTCGCTGACTGTCTTGCTTTCTATCTGTGTTTTAAGGAGCGTAAAGGAAGTTGCGCACTCAACACTGTTGACCGTACCCTCAAAATCAAGGGTTGCTGTGGAAGTTGAAGAATAGAGGGTTATAGTACCGTCATCCTTCCTTACTGTAAAAGGAACTACCACTGATGCACCTGTTGACGCAGAAGCCGCCTTTGTATTAAAACTTGCCCTCGTGCATCCGCTTCCCGATGTGCCAAGTGTGTTGCCTGTATCATCCTTTGCAGGATAATAGATTAATTCCGAGCCTATCTTTATAAATCCCTTAGCCGGGAATGTGCTTGAATCAGCTACAGGTATAACAGTAGTTGAAGTAGTTATATCTGAGGCAAGAGTCGTCACGCCGTC
It encodes:
- a CDS encoding molybdopterin-dependent oxidoreductase; amino-acid sequence: MSLTDKEKKKLFVTRRTFLKTSAVAATTTAFIGGFKVGNLAALDDDINPDPLADADGVKIIRTACMMCNAGCGIQVKVDINGIVQKVEGNPFCPHTNDYSTAGAEAVLSDITDPDKNSGTPCGRGNAGIKTLYDPYRIKNPLKRTGTRGEGKWEEISWSQAFDEIINGGTLPEGAFEGLSAIRGTPDSSKRASEKLTSSDTNYADEAKSGDASNFGYKANQYVWIRGRDQISQITKRFNDSYGTINHIEHSSLCNTNYALPTKTTFTKPKKAAYDYLRVELDNVEYLVLLGTNPLEANVATNYWARKLMSMKAKGGKLIVVDPFFTHTASKADQWIPIKPGTDLALVMGIMRRILDQNTHSSSYLSIPNEADANTAGYKNYTDAAYLVETAEGKGEKFLDASAAGLTDGVTTLASDITTSTTVIPVADSSTFPAKGFIKIGSELIYYPAKDDTGNTLGTSGSGCTRASFNTKAASASTGASVVVPFTVRKDDGTITLYSSTSTATLDFEGTVNSVECATSFTLLKTQIESKTVSEWAALCDVSSTIIEAIADELSSGTKKSCVESYRGAWAHPNGYQTARAVMILNTIIGRVDRIGGYCTRARFGGKDASKPVSSSLTSGIRIDRAGSAYEGIATTPTRQWYPAAGVVTQETIPSAAVGYPYNCKAMVIYCHNPAYTQANSQGVRDALVKKNGEKYVIPLLVSCSIFMDETAALSDYILPDTTYFERYSLPFTSYPTLKTKAGTIRRPVIGTYKEITIDGRSARIYVPADATLTGSSFATAAELLAAWSGPMPYDEQLVQMAKLLDLPNFGADGMGTGKNLDTAYQIWDEVLKLGDFSSGLGDEGATGVPGDSSVEYIQMAGRWENPAQVEDSSATGWVKNKYGDLINIFCEKVAHYKNAFSGEEYSGVPLWEEPYVGLKGAEIDDTEYEYTLSTYKRAWHTQSRSTSNEWALEIQPEGFVYLNTSDAAELGVLTGDIVEISSPNGSSIKGKVRVIAGLRAKSVVVDHHFGREWFGSQPYTVGSTATDYNAKIGAGPNGNLVQRGDPDFADTCLTDPISGQACFYISKVKVEKAI